A single window of Herpetosiphon gulosus DNA harbors:
- the cas1 gene encoding CRISPR-associated endonuclease Cas1 — protein sequence MATLYVLEQGAEIRCDGERLAIWQTDQELGNVPMAKLEDIVVMGNIGFSTPAIKRLLDQQIEVTFLTIHGRYHGRLIGEVTAHVALRRNQYRRADDEAWALAMAQACVSGKLRNCRAVLQRFARNRQQVEKEVLESIEALEHFIDRVDRTTKISSLVGVEGSGSAAYFGGLRSLFDSEWMFNNRNRRPPTDPVNVLLSLGYTLLVHKTLGAVQAVGFDPYQGFLHQLDYNRPSLVLDLIEEFRPILVDALVIRCCNDGRLTANDFSASDDPKHPILLSNDGKKRFVAAFEERMRTEVTHPDGADGRPGKVSYWRCIELQARLLARAIQTGTGYQAWTTR from the coding sequence ATGGCAACGCTTTATGTTCTCGAACAAGGTGCAGAAATTCGCTGTGACGGTGAACGGCTAGCAATTTGGCAAACTGATCAAGAGCTGGGCAATGTGCCAATGGCCAAACTTGAAGATATTGTGGTGATGGGCAATATTGGGTTTAGCACGCCTGCAATCAAACGTCTGTTGGATCAACAGATTGAAGTAACATTTTTGACGATTCACGGGCGCTACCATGGGCGGTTGATTGGTGAAGTGACCGCCCATGTGGCCTTGCGCCGCAACCAATATCGCCGAGCAGATGATGAGGCTTGGGCTTTGGCGATGGCTCAGGCCTGTGTTAGCGGCAAATTACGCAATTGCCGTGCCGTATTGCAACGCTTCGCCCGCAACCGCCAACAGGTCGAAAAAGAGGTTTTAGAATCGATTGAAGCCTTGGAGCATTTTATTGATCGGGTTGATCGCACCACCAAAATCAGCTCATTAGTTGGGGTTGAAGGCAGCGGCTCGGCAGCCTATTTTGGTGGTTTACGCAGCCTGTTTGATAGCGAATGGATGTTCAATAATCGGAATCGCCGCCCACCAACCGACCCAGTTAATGTATTATTATCGTTGGGCTATACCCTTTTGGTGCATAAAACCCTTGGCGCAGTTCAGGCGGTAGGGTTCGATCCTTATCAAGGATTTTTACATCAACTAGATTACAATCGACCATCGTTAGTGCTTGATTTGATCGAAGAATTTCGGCCAATTTTGGTCGATGCCTTAGTGATTCGCTGTTGTAATGATGGCAGGCTGACGGCCAATGATTTCAGCGCGAGCGACGACCCCAAGCACCCAATTTTACTCAGCAATGATGGCAAAAAACGCTTTGTAGCAGCCTTTGAAGAACGCATGCGCACTGAAGTAACCCATCCCGATGGCGCAGACGGACGGCCTGGCAAAGTCAGTTATTGGCGTTGTATTGAGCTTCAGGCACGCTTATTGGCTCGCGCAATCCAGACTGGCACGGGCTATCAAGCCTGGACAACTCGTTAG
- the cas2 gene encoding CRISPR-associated endonuclease Cas2: MLYLISYDIAVDKRRTKIAKILEGFGQRVQYSVFECDLTAKQYTKLRGKLHKVLRPEDGDNLRTYRICAACAPNTEIVGNGPALETSVTIYIF; this comes from the coding sequence ATGCTGTACTTGATCTCCTACGATATTGCAGTTGATAAGCGGCGCACCAAAATTGCCAAAATTCTTGAAGGCTTTGGCCAACGAGTGCAATATAGCGTCTTTGAATGCGACTTGACCGCCAAGCAATACACCAAATTGCGCGGCAAATTGCATAAAGTGCTACGGCCAGAAGATGGCGATAATCTGCGGACATATCGGATTTGCGCTGCCTGTGCCCCAAATACCGAAATTGTGGGTAATGGGCCAGCGCTCGAAACCAGCGTTACGATTTACATTTTTTAA